Proteins from a single region of Streptomyces griseiscabiei:
- a CDS encoding DUF7144 family membrane protein codes for MTATHSGHVRSTKHARPVAEGLTVFAAIMLMIAGILAVCRGIMAIAEDEVFVSTRNYVFEFDLTGWGWVHLILGAVAVLVSLGLFQASMWARVAGVAIAGLIIIANFLSLPYYPVWSIVMIAFSAFIIWALCVVKRDGSGDSVR; via the coding sequence ATGACAGCCACACACTCCGGGCATGTGCGTTCGACCAAGCACGCACGGCCCGTCGCCGAGGGGCTGACGGTCTTCGCGGCCATCATGCTCATGATCGCGGGCATCCTCGCGGTGTGCCGGGGCATCATGGCGATCGCCGAGGACGAGGTCTTCGTCAGCACCCGCAACTACGTCTTCGAGTTCGACCTCACCGGCTGGGGCTGGGTCCATCTCATCCTCGGTGCCGTGGCCGTCCTCGTCAGTCTGGGCCTGTTCCAGGCGTCGATGTGGGCGCGGGTGGCCGGCGTCGCCATCGCCGGCCTCATCATCATCGCCAACTTCCTGTCCCTGCCGTACTACCCCGTCTGGTCCATCGTGATGATCGCCTTCTCGGCCTTCATCATCTGGGCCCTGTGCGTGGTCAAGCGGGACGGTTCCGGGGACTCGGTCCGCTGA
- a CDS encoding HdeD family acid-resistance protein, translating to MTESGGPQPRSGPYEGSGVTDAGHGGTGAVPGGPGGAPDTAGASPGGTGAAPGGHGADPGWDSASRGTASGATGDPAEALGRVGRSWKWILGSAAATLVPGIVVLVWPDGTLHVLAVLLGLYLLAMGVFRFVDVFARREPGERLSGLLLALLYVLAGVLCLRNPLQTIAALSLIVGIVWLATGILTLYTALAAKDLPHRGFVLGAAVLGIVAGIVVLALPTESATALTRLLGLWLVLLGLGEAAVALAWRAALHRAGLTGSREPTAGTF from the coding sequence ATGACCGAGTCCGGCGGCCCGCAACCACGAAGCGGCCCCTACGAAGGCTCCGGCGTCACGGACGCCGGACATGGCGGGACGGGAGCCGTCCCGGGCGGTCCGGGCGGCGCCCCCGACACAGCCGGCGCGTCCCCCGGTGGTACGGGTGCCGCTCCCGGTGGGCACGGCGCCGACCCCGGGTGGGACAGTGCGTCTCGTGGCACGGCGTCCGGAGCCACGGGTGATCCGGCGGAGGCGCTTGGGCGCGTGGGGCGGTCCTGGAAGTGGATCCTCGGCTCGGCCGCGGCCACGCTGGTGCCGGGCATCGTCGTCCTGGTCTGGCCGGACGGGACCCTGCACGTGCTCGCGGTCCTCCTCGGCCTGTATCTGCTCGCGATGGGCGTCTTCCGGTTCGTCGACGTCTTCGCCCGCCGGGAGCCGGGCGAGCGGCTGTCCGGGCTGCTCCTCGCGCTGCTGTACGTCCTGGCCGGTGTGCTCTGTCTGCGGAACCCGCTGCAGACCATCGCCGCGCTCTCGCTGATCGTCGGGATCGTCTGGCTGGCGACCGGCATCCTCACCCTGTACACCGCCCTGGCCGCCAAGGACCTGCCCCACCGCGGCTTCGTGCTGGGCGCCGCGGTGCTCGGGATCGTCGCGGGGATCGTGGTGCTGGCGCTGCCCACCGAGTCCGCCACGGCGCTGACGCGGCTGCTCGGCCTGTGGCTGGTCCTGCTCGGCCTGGGCGAGGCGGCGGTGGCCCTCGCCTGGCGTGCCGCCCTGCACCGGGCGGGCCTCACGGGTTCCCGGGAGCCGACCGCCGGGACCTTCTGA
- a CDS encoding DUF2252 domain-containing protein encodes MTVSSASTVSLSVSERAAHGRDARKRASRSCHGWFEADADDGRTDPIEVIERQSATRLQDLVPIRYGRMLESPFRFYRGAAAIMASDLGPLPNTGLTVQLCGDAHLLNFRLLASPERHLVFDINDFDETLAGPFEWDVKRLAASFVIAARANGFSTAEQNGAVRTCVKAYRRRMREFAGMPTLDIWYAQDDVDRLRELMASSMDKESRRRTAKATAKARTRTHLQAFEKLTRITAEGRLIAPDPPLITPLRDLLADPSAAGQEKELHGVLEQYARTLSSERRHLLRHYHAADMARKVVGVGSVGTRCWIVLLLGRDDHDPLLLQAKEAQESVLSAQLGGDRWENQGRRVVSGQRLIQTTSDIFLGYTHVVGLDGRERDFYVRQLRDWKGIARPETWDPGLLRLFARVCGASLARAHARSGDPVAIAAYLGGSDRFDRALTEFAQAYADRNERDFEALGVAAHTGRVRTEIL; translated from the coding sequence ATGACCGTATCGAGCGCATCGACGGTGTCGCTGTCCGTGTCCGAGAGGGCGGCCCACGGCCGCGACGCGCGCAAGCGCGCCTCGCGGTCCTGCCACGGCTGGTTCGAGGCGGACGCGGACGACGGACGCACCGACCCGATCGAGGTGATCGAGCGGCAGTCGGCCACCCGGCTCCAGGACCTGGTGCCGATCCGCTACGGCCGCATGCTCGAATCCCCGTTCCGCTTCTACCGCGGCGCGGCGGCGATCATGGCGTCCGATCTCGGGCCGCTGCCCAACACCGGACTGACCGTGCAGCTCTGCGGCGACGCCCACCTGCTCAACTTCCGTCTGCTGGCCTCGCCCGAACGTCATCTCGTCTTCGACATCAACGACTTCGACGAGACGCTGGCCGGCCCGTTCGAGTGGGATGTGAAACGCCTCGCCGCCAGCTTCGTGATCGCGGCCCGCGCCAACGGCTTCTCGACGGCCGAGCAGAACGGCGCCGTCCGGACCTGCGTGAAGGCGTACCGGCGGCGGATGCGCGAGTTCGCCGGCATGCCCACCCTGGACATCTGGTACGCGCAGGACGACGTCGACCGGCTGCGGGAGCTGATGGCCTCCTCGATGGACAAGGAGAGCCGGCGCCGCACCGCCAAGGCGACCGCGAAGGCCCGTACGCGCACCCACCTCCAGGCCTTCGAGAAGCTCACCCGCATCACGGCCGAGGGCCGGCTGATCGCCCCCGACCCACCCCTGATCACCCCCCTCCGCGACCTGCTGGCGGACCCCTCCGCCGCGGGCCAGGAGAAGGAACTGCACGGTGTCCTGGAGCAGTACGCACGCACCCTGTCGTCCGAGCGCCGCCATCTGCTGCGCCACTACCACGCCGCCGACATGGCCCGGAAGGTGGTGGGCGTCGGCAGCGTGGGCACGCGCTGCTGGATCGTGCTCCTGCTCGGCCGCGACGACCACGACCCGCTGCTGCTCCAGGCCAAGGAGGCACAGGAGTCCGTCCTCTCCGCCCAACTCGGCGGCGACCGCTGGGAGAACCAGGGCCGCCGGGTGGTGTCGGGGCAGCGGCTGATCCAGACGACGAGTGACATCTTCCTGGGCTACACCCATGTCGTCGGGCTGGACGGCCGTGAACGGGACTTCTACGTACGGCAGTTGCGCGACTGGAAGGGCATCGCCCGGCCGGAGACCTGGGACCCGGGGCTGCTGCGGCTCTTCGCGCGGGTGTGCGGTGCCAGCCTGGCGCGGGCCCACGCCCGGTCCGGCGACCCCGTCGCCATCGCCGCCTACCTCGGCGGTAGCGACCGCTTCGACCGTGCCCTCACCGAGTTCGCACAGGCCTACGCCGACCGGAACGAGCGCGACTTCGAGGCGCTGGGCGTGGCCGCGCACACGGGCAGGGTCCGGACCGAGATCCTCTGA
- a CDS encoding TerD family protein, protein MGVSLSKGGNVSLNKEAPGLTAVLIGLGWDVRTTTGTDYDLDASALLLDTAGKVLSDRHFVFYNNLTSPDGSVEHTGDNLTGEGEGDDESVKVNLAAVPAEVDRIVFPVSIHDAANRGQSFGQVRNAFIRVVNQAGGTEIARYDLSEDASTETAMVFGELYRNGADWKFRAVGQGYASGLAGIAADFGVNV, encoded by the coding sequence GTGGGAGTTTCCCTGTCCAAAGGCGGCAACGTCTCGCTCAACAAGGAGGCACCGGGTCTGACGGCCGTCCTGATCGGACTGGGCTGGGACGTGCGGACGACCACCGGCACCGACTACGACCTCGACGCCTCGGCACTGCTGCTCGACACCGCCGGGAAGGTCCTCTCCGACCGGCACTTCGTCTTCTACAACAACCTGACCAGCCCGGACGGTTCGGTCGAGCACACCGGTGACAACCTCACCGGTGAGGGCGAGGGCGACGACGAGTCGGTCAAGGTGAACCTGGCGGCCGTGCCCGCCGAGGTCGACCGGATCGTCTTCCCGGTCTCGATCCACGACGCCGCGAACCGGGGCCAGAGCTTCGGCCAGGTCCGCAACGCCTTCATCCGCGTGGTCAACCAGGCCGGCGGCACCGAGATCGCCCGCTACGACCTGTCCGAGGACGCCTCCACCGAGACGGCGATGGTCTTCGGCGAGCTGTACCGCAACGGCGCCGACTGGAAGTTCCGTGCCGTCGGGCAGGGTTACGCCTCCGGGCTGGCCGGGATCGCCGCCGACTTCGGCGTCAACGTCTGA
- a CDS encoding BlaI/MecI/CopY family transcriptional regulator — translation MTDRQRSRRRGQGELEALVLSALREADGPESAGWVQERLGGDLAYTTVITILTRLLAKGAVSRERSGRSFVWTPASDQAGLAAHRMRRVLDGESDREAVLASFVTSLAPDDERLLRELLGRARGEGDD, via the coding sequence GTGACGGACCGACAGCGCTCCCGGCGGCGGGGCCAGGGCGAGTTGGAGGCGCTCGTCCTGTCCGCGCTGCGCGAGGCGGACGGCCCCGAGAGCGCGGGGTGGGTCCAGGAACGCCTCGGCGGCGACCTCGCCTATACGACGGTGATCACCATCCTGACCCGGCTGCTGGCCAAGGGCGCGGTGAGCCGGGAGCGTTCCGGCCGCTCCTTCGTGTGGACCCCCGCCTCGGACCAGGCGGGCCTGGCCGCGCACCGGATGCGCCGGGTCCTCGACGGCGAGAGCGACCGCGAGGCGGTGCTGGCCAGCTTCGTCACCTCCCTGGCGCCGGACGACGAACGGCTGCTGCGCGAGTTGCTGGGGCGGGCGAGGGGCGAAGGGGACGACTAG
- a CDS encoding SHOCT domain-containing protein, with protein sequence MSGQTYLAYDYPLLSVFWSMLWLFLWIMWFVLLFRVVVDIFRDDEMSGWAKAGWLVFTILLPFLGVFVYVIARGKNMGRREVAQARAQQNAFDDYIRQTAKGGGGQPSSVDELARLSEIRSRGDISDDEFRRAKELVLSGHGSGHGTHHSESR encoded by the coding sequence ATGAGTGGTCAGACGTACCTCGCGTACGACTACCCGCTGCTGAGCGTCTTCTGGTCGATGCTCTGGCTGTTCCTGTGGATCATGTGGTTCGTGCTGCTCTTCCGGGTCGTGGTCGACATCTTCCGCGACGACGAGATGAGCGGCTGGGCCAAGGCGGGCTGGCTGGTCTTCACGATCCTGCTGCCGTTCCTGGGCGTGTTCGTCTACGTGATCGCCCGTGGCAAGAACATGGGCCGTCGCGAGGTGGCGCAGGCACGGGCCCAGCAGAACGCCTTCGACGACTACATCCGGCAGACGGCCAAGGGCGGTGGGGGACAGCCCAGCAGTGTCGACGAACTGGCCAGACTGTCCGAGATCCGCTCCCGCGGCGACATCTCCGACGACGAGTTCCGCCGCGCCAAGGAACTGGTCCTGAGCGGCCACGGAAGCGGCCACGGAACGCACCACAGCGAATCGAGGTAG